The Micromonospora sp. Llam0 genome contains a region encoding:
- a CDS encoding carbohydrate ABC transporter permease, which translates to MSTADGGGAARRRAAGGTARGVARVAVLVAILVVVLYPLIWVLGSSLKSPTEVASNLSVIPQDPTWANYPDGWNYLRNISFGRFFWNSTVIAAATVVANAVSCLLAAYAFARLRFRARKMWFAIMIGTLLLPSHVLIVPQYIMFNYFGWIDTPLPLIVPKLLATEAFFVFLMVQFMRGIPRELDDAAKIDGCSPFGVFRYVIVPLARPALVTTAIFSFIWTWNDFLTQLIYLPSVSSYTVPIGLRLFIDSTGQTSLGPMFAMSVLSLLPVFLFFLAFQKMLVQGINTSGLKG; encoded by the coding sequence ATGTCGACAGCGGACGGCGGCGGCGCCGCGCGCCGTCGGGCCGCCGGCGGCACCGCCCGGGGTGTCGCCCGGGTGGCGGTGCTGGTCGCCATCCTGGTCGTGGTCCTCTACCCGCTGATCTGGGTGCTGGGCTCGTCACTCAAGTCACCGACCGAGGTGGCCAGCAACCTGTCGGTGATCCCGCAGGACCCGACCTGGGCGAACTACCCGGACGGCTGGAACTACCTGCGCAACATCTCGTTCGGCCGGTTCTTCTGGAACAGCACGGTGATCGCGGCGGCCACCGTGGTCGCCAACGCGGTCTCCTGCCTGCTGGCGGCGTACGCATTCGCCCGGCTGCGGTTCCGGGCCCGCAAGATGTGGTTCGCCATCATGATCGGCACGCTGCTGCTGCCCAGCCACGTGCTGATCGTGCCGCAGTACATCATGTTCAACTACTTCGGCTGGATCGACACCCCGTTGCCGTTGATCGTGCCGAAGCTGCTGGCCACCGAGGCGTTCTTCGTCTTCCTGATGGTGCAGTTCATGCGGGGCATCCCGCGGGAGCTGGACGATGCGGCCAAGATCGACGGGTGTTCGCCGTTCGGCGTCTTCCGGTACGTGATCGTGCCGCTGGCCCGACCGGCGCTGGTCACCACGGCGATCTTCTCGTTCATCTGGACCTGGAACGACTTCCTCACCCAGCTGATCTACCTGCCGAGCGTGTCCAGCTACACGGTCCCGATCGGGCTACGGCTGTTCATCGACTCCACCGGGCAGACCTCGCTCGGCCCGATGTTCGCCATGTCGGTCCTGTCGCTGCTGCCGGTCTTCCTCTTCTTCCTGGCATTCCAGAAGATGCTGG